A genomic window from Diospyros lotus cultivar Yz01 chromosome 2, ASM1463336v1, whole genome shotgun sequence includes:
- the LOC127794719 gene encoding ankyrin repeat-containing protein ITN1-like, giving the protein MEGRMEVEKSVHEAAILGDVELLDRVLERDPLILDRVSVGSLVHTPLHVAAFRGHLEFVRRLLSKNPDLAGVLDLRRWSALHLAAAKGHRSVVKELVQANPEMCTALDADGRNPLHLATIKGNIDVLVELFEAQPRRIPVLLSTRDANGDTVLHLAVKNFQSEASNNVPSLFRGSNMELYTTIKIPSRCVFFKTQNTTQPNGLGILNSRFDPLPNFSDPMVACTQTLERLLHAKEAMEAKPTNNEEALNTKNKCGFTPLDILEQTDGNEHKIYTLRAAGCLKAKEIYQGEWLSMQRQSLMVVASLIAAMTFQAALSPPGGYWQDNKQEHKAGNSVMASNWPTTYSNFLMFNSFGFLGSITIIFLLVTWEQSLKNIVILVLVMWQTVMCTAVTYTLSILATTSKKDSQRGRNGVVAILGWTCYVVVLVLLLGRSCWLAYLFLLTVIKTGNARKEAEKVVKEIKEQRGTALLVQREEFPDMDAASPPS; this is encoded by the exons ATGGAGGGAAGAATGGAAGTGGAAAAGAGTGTCCATGAAGCCGCCATCTTGGGGGACGTAGAGTTGCTGGATCGAGTCCTTGAGAGAGACCCCCTCATTCTCGATAGGGTTTCGGTGGGTTCATTGGTTCATACTCCTCTCCACGTGGCTGCATTCAGGGGACACTTGGAATTTGTCCGGAGGTTGCTGTCCAAAAACCCAGACCTCGCCGGCGTGTTGGATCTGCGGCGGTGGTCGGCGCTTCACCTAGCGGCGGCTAAGGGACACCGCTCTGTCGTCAAAGAATTAGTACAAGCCAATCCTGAGATGTGCACTGCCCTGGATGCAGATGGCAGGAACCCGCTTCATCTTGCTACTATCAAGGGGAATATCGACGTCCTGGTTGAATTGTTCGAAGCCCAGCCTCGTAGGATTCCTGTACTGCTCAGTACTAGAGATGCCAACGGCGACACTGTATTACATTTGGCTGTCAAGAATTTTCAATCTGAGGCAAGTAATAATGTTCCTTCCTTATTTAGAGGAAGTAATATGGAGTTGTATACAACAATCAAAATTCCAAGTAGGTGCGTTTtctttaaaacacaaaatacaaCACAACCCAATGGGCTTG GGATATTGAATTCTAGGTTTGATCCG CTTCCTAATTTTTCTGATCCAATGGTTGCTTGCACGCAGACGCTGGAACGTTTGCTCCACGCAAAAGAAGCAATGGAAGCAAAACCAACAAACAATGAAGAGGCCCTAAACACAAAAAACAAGTGTGGGTTCACGCCACTGGACATTCTAGAGCAAACTGACGGGAATGAACATAAAATTTACACCTTAAGAGCAGCTGGATGCTTGAAAGCCAAAGAAATCTATCAGGGTGAGTGGCTGTCAATGCAACGCCAAAGCCTAATGGTGGTGGCATCGCTCATCGCGGCCATGACTTTCCAAGCCGCGCTGAGCCCTCCTGGTGGATACTGGCAGGACAATAAACAGGAGCACAAAGCTGGAAACAGTGTGATGGCTTCTAACTGGCCAACTACGTACTCTAATTTCCTCATGTTCAACTCGTTCGGATTCCTTGGATCTATAACGATAATCTTTCTTCTGGTAACTTGGGAACAGTCCTTGAAGAATATCGTGATTTTGGTGTTAGTTATGTGGCAGACAGTTATGTGCACAGCTGTTACTTACACGTTGTCGATTCTCGCAACAACCTCTAAAAAAGACAGCCAACGTGGCAGGAATGGCGTCGTTGCTATTTTAGGGTGGACGTGTTATGTGGTTGTGCTGGTTCTTCTTCTAGGTCGCAGCTGTTGGTTGGCATATTTGTTTTTGCTCACCGTGATCAAAACTGGAAATGCAAGGAAGGAGGCAGAGAAGGtggtaaaggaaataaaagaacaaCGGGGAACGGCACTTCTTGTGCAGCGAGAAGAATTTCCAGATATGGATGCTGCTTCCCCACCGAGCTAG